From a region of the Lactuca sativa cultivar Salinas chromosome 4, Lsat_Salinas_v11, whole genome shotgun sequence genome:
- the LOC111883644 gene encoding hypothetical protein At1g04090, whose protein sequence is MDSSFSVFFTVVIIFLFFNGTTMVESLNLSLPSLEDGSSRRELAGIQTSFKLPSPLPNWPPGGGFGGGTMDLGGLQVSQVSTFDKIWAANEGGPGNVGATFYNPVSIPQGFFTLGFYSQPNNMPLFGHVLVGKDVTNDSSNPTLKLPIDYTLVWSSVSLNIKKDGDAYIWFPNPPDGYRAIGYVVTSTPDKPPLERVRSVRSDLTDSLENDTWIWGPNKSLNVNGFNVYSTRPINRGVEAMGAPMGGFVVENGIGSNTLSISCLKNLKGSLVNLMPNLNQIETLVQTYSPLVYFHPNELYLPSSVDWFFQNGALVYHKGDESNPIPIAQNGSNLPQGGSNDDTYWLDLPKDGSSKERVKKGDLQDSNAYFHIKPMYGGLFTDIAIWLFYPFNGASRAKVGLINISLGKIGEHVGDWEHVTLRVSNFNGELNSVFFAQHSWGTWVSASVLEYASGNKPVVYSSLNGHASYPKPGLVLIGPQGVDIGIRDDTAKSDKVMDTGVRTMVVAAEYLGSIVVEPPWLNYLRKWGPKIDYDLDKEINKLEKVMIGKLKSAFDKLIKSIPREVLGEDGPTGPKVKNSWSRDEM, encoded by the exons ATGGATTCATCATTCAGTGTATTCTTCACTGTTGTTATaatcttcttgttcttcaatGGCACAACAATGGTGGAATCGTTGAACCTGTCATTGCCTTCTTTAGAAGATGGTTCGTCAAGGAGGGAGCTTGCTGGGATCCAAACTAGCTTCAAACTTCCTTCCCCGTTGCCTAATTGGCCTCCAG GTGGAGGGTTTGGTGGTGGAACCATGGATTTAGGAGGATTACAAGTGAGTCAAGTATCAACATTCGACAAGATATGGGCAGCCAATGAGGGAGGACCCGGAAATGTCGGTGCAACCTTTTATAACCCGGTTTCCATCCCCCAAGGGTTTTTTACTTTAGGGTTTTATAGCCAACCAAACAACATGCCTTTATTTGGGCATGTTCTTGTAGGTAAAGATGTCACAAATGACTCTTCAAACCCTACTCTCAAACTACCAATTGATTACACTCTTGTTTGGAGTAGTGTCTCTCTCAATATCAAGAAAGATGGGGATGCTTACATCTGGTTTCCAAACCCACCCGATGGCTATAGGGCCATCGGGTATGTCGTTACTAGCACACCAGATAAACCTCCTCTTGAAAGAGTCCGTAGTGTTAGGTCTGACTTAACGGACTCTTTGGAGAACGACACATGGATATGGGGACCAAATAAGAGTTTAAATGTGAATGGGTTCAATGTGTATAGCACTAGGCCAATAAATAGAGGTGTTGAAGCCATGGGTGCTCCTATGGGAGGTTTTGTGGTTGAAAATGGGATAGGGAGTAACACATTGTCAATATCTTGTTTGAAGAATTTGAAGGGCAGTTTGGTAAATTTGATGCCAAATTTGAACCAAATTGAAACCCTAGTACAAACATATTCTCCACTTGTTTACTTTCATCCTAACGAACTCTACCTTCCTTCTTCCGTTGATTGGTTCTTTCAAAATGGGGCTTTGGTGTACCACAAAGGAGATGAGTCAAACCCTATCCCTATTGCCCAAAATGGTTCAAATCTCCCACAAGGTGGTTCAAATGATGACACATATTGGCTTGATCTCCCAAAAGATGGTTCAAGTAAAGAAAGGGTTAAGAAAGGCGACTTACAAGATTCAAATGCTTATTTCCACATCAAACCCATGTATGGAGGGTTATTTACGGATATTGCCATTTGGCTCTTTTATCCTTTTAATGGGGCATCAAGAGCCAAAGTAGGGTTAATCAACATTTCATTGGGAAAAATAGGGGAACATGTGGGTGATTGGGAGCATGTTACATTAAGGGTCAGCAATTTTAATGGTGAATTAAACAGCGTCTTTTTTGCACAACATAGTTGGGGGACATGGGTGAGTGCTTCGGTTCTTGAGTACGCTAGTGGTAATAAACCAGTGGTGTACTCATCGTTAAATGGTCACGCCTCCTACCCTAAACCAGGGTTAGTGTTGATTGGCCCCCAAGGAGTCGATATTGGAATAAGAGACGATACTGCAAAAAGTGATAAGGTGATGGATACCGGCGTTAGGACGATGGTGGTTGCGGCGGAGTACTTAGGGTCGATAGTGGTTGAGCCACCATGGTTAAACTATTTGAGAAAATGGGGTCCAAAAATTGATTATGACCTTGACAAAGAAATTAATAAATTGGAGAAGGTTATGATAGGGAAGTTGAAATCTGCTTTTGACAAGTTAATCAAGAGTATTCCTAGAGAGGTGTTGGGTGAGGATGGGCCCACGGGACCTAAAGTGAAAAACAGTTGGAGTAGAGATGAAATGTGA